CTTGTCCATTGTTTGTGAGGATAATTTGGTGAAATTCAGGTGGTTTGGTTCCTAAAGAATACCTAAAATAGGGGGTTGCTATTATAAATATTTTTAAGGTACTTAGTACTTTACAAAGAATTTACCGAACAGCATTTCTATGAAGACCAAGATTATCACCGCATCGATTGTAGTTTTATCCCTGATTGCTAATGTGTTGGGTGCTCAGGAGATAAGGAAGGCTACTGAATCTGAAATTTCCACCTATAAGGAACAACTGAGTAAAAAAACGGAGGAACACAGGACGGACCTGACGGCTAATCCTTCTGCCAATACTACCAATGTGGCACAGTCAACTCCCAAGGCTCAGGAGCAGACCTCTGCCCAGAAGATTGAGGAGAAAATGGCCCTTGAAAATACTGATAAGTCTATTGAATACCGCGAGCTGGCGCTAGAACGTGTTATTAAGGAGTTCAATGAGAAAAAGCAAAAACCAATGCAGGATGTGGGACAGCCTTCATTTGAGCGGGTGACCCCAAAATCGGCGGAGGATTTAAAGGAGTCTGGCGATGTTTTTTTAGAAGATGAAGATCTAAAAGCCCTTAAACTTTCCATCCACCAAAAAAATATTGATGATCAAAAAAGACTCATAGAAAATGGCTTTGGTTCGGCTAATGAACGAACCTCAGTGCGCAACACCAAAGCGGCTGAGGTTAAACCCACTAGCACCAAGGATGACTCATGGTATCAATCTCTTACTGGAGGCTCTCAATCTCATAATATGGGTACATGGGCAGATCGGGAAGAAGAACTGAAGCGACAGGCCAGAGAAAGATCCCAACAAAGGGTCACCAGGGATTCCAGACAAGCCGAACGCATCAGTTTTCAAGCTGACTCTACGGTGACTTCCGATTCACTGGCTTTGGTGGATTTATACTTTGCGTTGAATGGGGATTTCTGGTACGATAATTCCAACTGGCTATCCGGCCCCGTCAATACCTGGGCAGGTGTTGACTGGGCTAGTTACGAATACGAAGAGGTAGGAGATACAAGCTCCACCTTCAAAACAGTGGTGTTTGTGACAGGATTGACCCTATATGATAATAATCTTTCGGGTGCTTTACCAGCTTCTATCGGTGATTTGGATTCATTGTCTTATTTGAATTTGGGTTATAATTCGATTACCGGGGATCTGCCAGCAGAAATAGGCAACCTGACCAAGCTAAGTTACCTTGATATAGGAGGTAATTTCTTCACCTCACTGCCTGGTACAATTGGTAATCTTACAAACCTGGATGGTTTAAGTATTTGGAATAGAACTTATGATAACGAAGGTTATTTTGTTACAGATGGAATGACTGATCTGCCCACAAGTCTGTGGACGCTTACTCAGATTAACAGTCTGGATCTGGGAGGACATCAATTAAGTAGCATTCCAGGTGAGTTGGGCAACCTTACCAATCTTGGATACTTATGGCTATGGGGTAACGCTCTTCAAAGCCTTCCTACATCCATTGGTAATCTGGCGAACCTGGAGGTTTTATATCTGGATGGTAATCAAATCACATCTGTTCCTTCTGAGATCGGCAGTCTTACCAAACTAAGAGAATTGAATTTAGGTCAAAACCAACTGACCGAACTTCCGGAAGCTATCGGAAGCCTGGATTCGCTTCGTTATTTGTATGCTCACAACAATCAACTTACGTCGCTGCCTACAGGGATAGGAAGCTTACCGAAATTGGAATACATTGGTCTTTGGCACAACTTCCTGACCACTGATATTTCCGATTTCTTTGGGTTAAGCACTTTGCAATCATTGGTTATTTATGACAATCAACTCACAGGAACACTCGATGGTGTTTCAGGATTAACCAATATTCATGAACTTTCTATCGGGTCAAATCAAATCAGTGGGAGTATCCCACCGGAAATTGGATCGCTAACAAATTTGAATTACCTGTGGGTGGATAATAACCAGTTAAGTGGTTCACTACCTGCCGAACTTTTCGAGTTACCTGCCATTCAGCAAATTGATGTTGGCTATAATCAGATTACAGGAGAATTCCCCGTGACTTCAGGAACAGAGTCTTTATACCAGTTAAGATTAGGTGGAAATGGAATCACCGCACTCTCCTCAGGTATTGGAAACTTCCCAGGCCTGGTTTCATTGTCTATCGAGTTCAATGAAATTAGCGGTTCTTTGCCCGCGGAATTAAGTGGGGACACATCCCTCGTTTATTTTTATGCCTATCGTAATCAGCTTTCAGGCACTATTCCTGAATCTTACTCTAGTCTGACTCATCTGGCGGAACTGGTGCTTGACGATAACCTGTTCGACGGGGAGCTGCCAACTGCTATCGGTAGCTGGACGGAAATGTCCCTCTTCAGTATCTCTCGAAATGGCTTTGTTGGAGCCGTTCCTGCGTCATTGAATAATCTGGAGTTTTTGCAGGAGTTATGGATAGACAATAACCAACTCACCAGTCTTCCCGATTTGAGTGGACTATACTCTTTGTCGGGTGTTTGGGCGTATAACAATTACTTTGAGTTTGATGACTTTGAGCCGTTAATGCAGACCTACGCCGGGTTCAATTTAGGACCTCAGTATATCCCGGAACCTACTTTTGAGATTGTATCTGAGGGAACGGAGGTATTAATTGATGCTACTGTTGGTGGAAGCCAGAATCACTATCAGTGGTACTTCAACGGAGAGTGGCTGAACGCAGGTGATACTTCAGTACTGGTGATTTCAAATCTGAATCGTGAATCCGCTGGTACCTACTGGTGCGAAATTTATAATGATTCCGTCACCAATCAGACGGGTCTCCATTTGTATAGTGGGGATCAGACCTATTGGATTTCGGCACCCGTATCCCCAGGCGATTCGCTTGCCCTGGTGGATATATACAAGGCCACCCGTGGCAGGGACTGGTACAACGCCAACAATTGGCTGAAGTCGCCGGTGGCGATGTGGGAAGGTGTATTTCTGAAAGATGGGAGGGTGACCAAATTAGATTTGTATGATAAAAATATGCAACGTGGCTTACCTCCTTCTATTGGGGATTTGGACGCCCTGGAGTGGTTAAGTTTATACTATAATCCTGGCCTACAATCCATACCCGGGGAGTTGTATTCTCTTACCAACCTCCATTATTTGGATTTGGACATTACAGGGATTACTAAAATTTCGCCATCTATTAGTCTTCTCACCAACATGGATACCCTTTGGATTGGGGGAAACAATTACGAAACCAAAATTCCCGTAGAGGTTTTCAGTCTTACGAAACTCAAAGTACTGGAAATGGCTGGTGCCGGATTTAGAGGAGCTATTCCAAATGAAATAGGATCATTGACTGAGCTAGAAGCCTTGTGGATCAGTAATATGCCAAAAGTGAGAGGAGATATCCCTGCTTCAATGGCATCCCTGTCTAAATTGTCGTTTTTGAACTTGTCCGGTACACCTTTTACAGGAGGGCTGGAGAATATTGCCGGGATTACCAGTCTGAAATCGCTATTTCTCTACAACAGCCCGCTTGCTCTGACCACTTTGCCTTCCAGCTTGTCGGGCCTGACGAATCTTGAGAGCCTCAATATGAGTGGTGGAGATTTTTCTGCTGGACTTCCTGCTGTGATTTGGGAGTTCAACCAGTTGAAGAGGTTGACCCTGGCTTATATGCAGATAACTGAGGTGCCGGCAGAGTTATCTGCCCTGAGTCTTGAATACCTCAATATTGGAAATAATTCTATTACTGGTGGGCTTCCTGCAGATATGAACGTGGATCAAATGAAGTATATCTACTTTCATAACAACGAGATAGATGATATTTCGGTGTTGGAAAATGCCAGCTTATTAGAGACCTTGATAGGATATAATAACCGTCTGGACTTTGCAGACCTCACTCCACTGGTCTCTTATTTTGAAAACAATCAGGGATTCTTTGATGTCTCTTATCAACAGCCTTTGCCAGTCTCTTCTGACTACATTCAATTGTCCGTAGGAGAGTCACTTAATCTCAGTGTAGATATTACACCTGATAGCATTACCTATATTGATTGGTTTCATAATGGGTCCTATGTGGGCTCTGGTACTACATTCACTATAGATTCAGTCACCAATCCACATTCAGATGGGTACTATGAAGCATATCTCTATCACGACGTGATCTCATCTCTGGCAGGGTTACAGCTTTACACTCCACCTGTGGAAGTACAGGTAGTGGAAGCAGTATTGGAGGCAGATTCTTCAGCTTTGGTTGCATTTTACAATACTATAGACAACTCATCCGAGCGATTGTATAATTGGCTAGAGGGTCCGGTGGAAACCTGGGAAGGGGTAGAAGCTTACGGGGGCAGGGTATATGGACTTAGCCTGTATGGGCTGGAAGGTAGCTTATCCGGAACTGCCCTGTCAGGTTTGGATGCTTTGTCTTTCATTTCGATATACGGAGGAAACCTTGCGGGGGGCATTCCAGCTGAAATCTTTTCATTACCCAACCTTAATTTTATTGACCTGGCATACAACAACCTATCGGGAAGCATACCTCTGGAAATCGGTAACGCTTCTCAATTAGGCTATATTGGGTTTTCCGGAAACTTACTGTCAGGTGCTATCCCTTCAGAAATTGGCCAAATAGGCAATCTTAATGAGCTCTTCTTGGATAACAACCGCCTGACCGGAGCAGTGCCTGAGAGTTTTAATCAGGTCCAGTGGGGTGCTCTTGGGTTGGACAGAAACCATCTGGAGGATCTTCCGGCAGGACTGGATACCGCACTGATGTATGCTTATCATGTGAACTTTGAATATAATCAGTTTGATTATGAAGATTTAGCACGTGCCTCGGGTAACACTGTATATTCAGATTATACTTATGCTCCTCAGGAAAGCACACGGGATATTTACTTCACGGGTGATGCCACGGTGGGTGGTACAGTTACGCTTCATGCTGAGCGTCAGGACCCCAATGACGAGTTTTACTGGTATAAGGCAGATAAGAATTCCTATGAGCCCTATTATTTTGAGTTTGGGTATACTGGTACTGATTCTACATTCACCTTTACCATAGATTCAGACTGGGATCAGACCAAGTATATGGCTGTCGTAAGAAATTCGGGCTATAAAAACGGTGATTATCGCTTCCTTTCTAGCCAGTTGGTTGTAGATCCATATGAAAGAAGATTTGCATCCTCCATGTCGGCTAGTCCTATTGAGGCGAGTAGCTCGGGATCTGACATAGGCGGAGTGGGAGCACCCGATACACCACCTATTATGGAGGGTGAAGGCTGGGAATGGTGGCTCTATGATAGCTGGTGGCATAATGCCATTGAGCCCGATTTGGACACCTTGAAAATGTATTATTCAGACAGTGCCATTGCCATCGATTATGTGAGACTTCATTCTCCTGGCGGTGAACTAAATGTCACCACAATGACCCTTCATGGCACTGGTGGTGAAAAACTTGTAGTACCTGTTTATCGGGAAATTTATCAACATGAAAACCAGCTGAAATTTCCGAAAACAAGTTTTTCGGTGAATCAGATAGACTTTGCTGTGACCAATGGTTCAGTTGATGCTATAGAAATTGGTGATTCAGGAGCCGATGGGATTGATCCACCGATGTTAAGTGATTTTTATACGGAAATAGGTAGGGATTACCTTTTTGTAGAAGTGATTAATCCGGGATTTGCGGACTATATCGTTCTGGAGAGAGGTACTGATGGGGTGAATTTTGACGTGATTGATACCATAGGTTTTACCGGCTGGTATTTCGATGCGGTTTCACCAGGCACTTACTATTATAGAGCAAAAGCAGGTTATCCTACTTTCGGAGCTGAGAGTGGTTACTCAAATGTCCTGGAGACAGGTAATTGTAACCCTGTAGTTCCTTTGGATAAGGTTTGGGCTGGTGTGAGTACTGGCTTGGGTGATTATGAAGGAATCACGAGCACCAGGGACTCTGTGTTTATTTATGAATCATGGAGCTACGCC
This Marinoscillum sp. 108 DNA region includes the following protein-coding sequences:
- a CDS encoding leucine-rich repeat domain-containing protein; this translates as MKTKIITASIVVLSLIANVLGAQEIRKATESEISTYKEQLSKKTEEHRTDLTANPSANTTNVAQSTPKAQEQTSAQKIEEKMALENTDKSIEYRELALERVIKEFNEKKQKPMQDVGQPSFERVTPKSAEDLKESGDVFLEDEDLKALKLSIHQKNIDDQKRLIENGFGSANERTSVRNTKAAEVKPTSTKDDSWYQSLTGGSQSHNMGTWADREEELKRQARERSQQRVTRDSRQAERISFQADSTVTSDSLALVDLYFALNGDFWYDNSNWLSGPVNTWAGVDWASYEYEEVGDTSSTFKTVVFVTGLTLYDNNLSGALPASIGDLDSLSYLNLGYNSITGDLPAEIGNLTKLSYLDIGGNFFTSLPGTIGNLTNLDGLSIWNRTYDNEGYFVTDGMTDLPTSLWTLTQINSLDLGGHQLSSIPGELGNLTNLGYLWLWGNALQSLPTSIGNLANLEVLYLDGNQITSVPSEIGSLTKLRELNLGQNQLTELPEAIGSLDSLRYLYAHNNQLTSLPTGIGSLPKLEYIGLWHNFLTTDISDFFGLSTLQSLVIYDNQLTGTLDGVSGLTNIHELSIGSNQISGSIPPEIGSLTNLNYLWVDNNQLSGSLPAELFELPAIQQIDVGYNQITGEFPVTSGTESLYQLRLGGNGITALSSGIGNFPGLVSLSIEFNEISGSLPAELSGDTSLVYFYAYRNQLSGTIPESYSSLTHLAELVLDDNLFDGELPTAIGSWTEMSLFSISRNGFVGAVPASLNNLEFLQELWIDNNQLTSLPDLSGLYSLSGVWAYNNYFEFDDFEPLMQTYAGFNLGPQYIPEPTFEIVSEGTEVLIDATVGGSQNHYQWYFNGEWLNAGDTSVLVISNLNRESAGTYWCEIYNDSVTNQTGLHLYSGDQTYWISAPVSPGDSLALVDIYKATRGRDWYNANNWLKSPVAMWEGVFLKDGRVTKLDLYDKNMQRGLPPSIGDLDALEWLSLYYNPGLQSIPGELYSLTNLHYLDLDITGITKISPSISLLTNMDTLWIGGNNYETKIPVEVFSLTKLKVLEMAGAGFRGAIPNEIGSLTELEALWISNMPKVRGDIPASMASLSKLSFLNLSGTPFTGGLENIAGITSLKSLFLYNSPLALTTLPSSLSGLTNLESLNMSGGDFSAGLPAVIWEFNQLKRLTLAYMQITEVPAELSALSLEYLNIGNNSITGGLPADMNVDQMKYIYFHNNEIDDISVLENASLLETLIGYNNRLDFADLTPLVSYFENNQGFFDVSYQQPLPVSSDYIQLSVGESLNLSVDITPDSITYIDWFHNGSYVGSGTTFTIDSVTNPHSDGYYEAYLYHDVISSLAGLQLYTPPVEVQVVEAVLEADSSALVAFYNTIDNSSERLYNWLEGPVETWEGVEAYGGRVYGLSLYGLEGSLSGTALSGLDALSFISIYGGNLAGGIPAEIFSLPNLNFIDLAYNNLSGSIPLEIGNASQLGYIGFSGNLLSGAIPSEIGQIGNLNELFLDNNRLTGAVPESFNQVQWGALGLDRNHLEDLPAGLDTALMYAYHVNFEYNQFDYEDLARASGNTVYSDYTYAPQESTRDIYFTGDATVGGTVTLHAERQDPNDEFYWYKADKNSYEPYYFEFGYTGTDSTFTFTIDSDWDQTKYMAVVRNSGYKNGDYRFLSSQLVVDPYERRFASSMSASPIEASSSGSDIGGVGAPDTPPIMEGEGWEWWLYDSWWHNAIEPDLDTLKMYYSDSAIAIDYVRLHSPGGELNVTTMTLHGTGGEKLVVPVYREIYQHENQLKFPKTSFSVNQIDFAVTNGSVDAIEIGDSGADGIDPPMLSDFYTEIGRDYLFVEVINPGFADYIVLERGTDGVNFDVIDTIGFTGWYFDAVSPGTYYYRAKAGYPTFGAESGYSNVLETGNCNPVVPLDKVWAGVSTGLGDYEGITSTRDSVFIYESWSYATFNVSDMTAGWYDQFWGYHEELGFFREKCDNLSGYSEYGQVSEVSAVYENDTLYLEWKDFGNNLHVISKFYVIGDAPENELYELYEPENVTAYLMSSASIGLTWNSSDGASEFVIQRSEGDATNFANVDTVTNQLKYADVNTLDGRHYYYRVIAKAGNLTSYPSEEANIIHKASLFEPVSNAVTEDITRTSYGGSWADFDGDGDDDLYVTNAFELAANFLYENTGNGTFKKIIGTIATTEIGFTRSASWGDYDNDGFTDLFVPFNGEGDRVYRNTGSKSFVKTNAVVATTTTDFGSESGVWVDLDNDGNLDLVTSAGFVFTNDGAGALALSATLESPDGLLPDLPILIWTVSNVDFDNDGDQDIYFTGDQQNMLFVNDGTGQLFYVENTISNDFVRSRGYTWADFNNDGFLDLITGDRNTEALGMYLNDQSGGFEFLHITALTNDYDGEDDVQFGRGYTSGDMNNDGWQDLVWTIEDRAYILYNAGNLTFDLVDVDEQAFPATNIFSHVSLADVNGDGALDIFLPNQDFNGHNYIYVNNVKTNNWISVKLKGIESNRSGIGGRVRVKANNTWQVQAVTSQNGISSGNSLRTEFGIGTATVVDSIAVDWPSGLTTYALNVTPNKFMTMVEVPVASGPTVNEGDSTALVALYNGTAGAGWIKNEGWLEGSPLAWEGANFDDNGRLVSLILNDNNLVGTIPTEITNLTALEVLDLSGNQLTGKIPEALGNMTTLYNLSLNDNQLQGTIPASVGSLVNLQNLDLYNNNFLGELPATLGSLSELRQFEIHNNGFIGFVPANIGTLTNLQVLRLDHNDFEGPLPEGLGGMASLQVLYVNDNHFTESLPATLGGLSELLQLKVQNNEFSGDLPASLSALTGIQYIDISNNLFSGSLSPLAELDTIYYLNADRNRFTALPDFASNSADTIYVRNNSLDFEGFELNASLIQDGRLLVNPQDSLFARVDSLHNVGVGIEIFFEIGGASNSYTWKFNGEVLESSDGIDVFESSVLIASPDTPNEGEYILEITNESFPDVKLVTRPFNLKLSSLERDRQALLAFKDAVDKGAFKFDLTTWTGDVSSSWEGVTVEENRVTALSLPAEIDTDLTDGDQSRILEGNVPPSFADLSGLVTLNLKGNYLRSFPNVSKWPSITAVDISNNRLAFKDIIPNLGLKNTATFNYVPQRRYDETVYDTIQAGENLQLGIQMSGTGLQYQWKFGAYIPGQPYNNDVANITGANSRVLQIESIDYSKMGTYRVEVTHPQVPDLTITSRNKNIMASTDIFGTVFADNSNTLLTDGQVIIYRRTPAGPFVSEDTTEVDATGLYGFSNVVLGDFIALARPVRSIFPNTIPTYYEQAELYADATTIEVRERIEGVDIQMIFYQDPTIIETGADFVGELFTDIEDQGIVDEEGSRVNARRKVKRAACSMRRFVRSGRGVQEDIYELYAYVESDDEGRFNFEGVEEGKYLLNIEYPGVPMDPSSDIEFIVGGDKENQLFTLTAVITENGIEVEATEVLYSLKPYIKDVRLYPNPTESILTADFLVYRKLNDLKMEVVDVKGIKLWEQALNPKMGVQSTRVDLTTYPTGVYFIVFTDEAGTFRQQVKIGKK